A stretch of Arachis hypogaea cultivar Tifrunner chromosome 15, arahy.Tifrunner.gnm2.J5K5, whole genome shotgun sequence DNA encodes these proteins:
- the LOC112748854 gene encoding histone-lysine N-methyltransferase SUVR5 isoform X1, whose translation MEVLPCSGVQCTGESDRPQQNPGTAFLYQGEPNYPENGQQVKFGDSQLNELSHKMEGSQIEKQGEEKWTVCHLSTNSDVQCSRDSGCGFQGEDQKEDSALDDLDDDLINEPCLTSENSLLVVDTIESESPNNREGDLSFSEPKWLEGDEPVALWVKWRGKWQTGIRCARADRPLSTLRAKPTHGRKKYFVIFFPHTRNYSWADMLLVRSIDEFPHPIAYKTHWVGLKMVSDLTIARRFIMQKLAIGMLNIVDQLHPNALTETARDVKGWKEFAMGASHCTGYSEFGRMLLKLHNSILQPYINADWLHHSSHSWAERCHIVNSAESVELLKEELSDSILWNDVNSLWRTPAQPMLGSDWKSWKHDVMKWFTTSPSLSCSKDTQPQTPDASYAANLQVSRKRAKLEVRRADTHASQAERKDVNQSVALETDLGFFKNQDTLSLLAAENGKHEDVREVSAANDLTSNVTNKWNEIVVEAANSDCLHTKGMELTPVSEMAVSKSVEPGSKNRQCIAYIESKGRQCVRWANDGDVYCCVHLSSRFLGSSEKAEKLVPVDTPMCEGTTVLGTKCKHRALPGFLFCKKHRPHDETEKISHSPQSTLKRKLEENYAGSVNTCRDIVLVNSESPLEVEPVSFIGGDYFQRKSSLGENPTHPDNNYDAMKGLHCIGSPPFDDKNPCREAPKRYCLYCENHLPSWLKRARNGKSRIVSKEVFTELLRDCSSWEQKVHLHKACELFYRLFKSILSLRNPVPKDVQFQWALTEASKDTSVGEFFTKLVHSEKARIKLIWGFGDDLDVSPIMEEPPLLPSTTTDSIDNENAIKCKICSAEFSDDQALGNHWMDSHKKEAQWLFRGYACAICLDSFTNKKLLETHVQERHHVQFVEQCMLLQCIPCGSHFGNSEQLWQHVLSVHPVDLKPSKAPERQTLPAGAGQDSPVKHVQENSAPLENNSENPGVLRKFTCRFCGLKFDLLPDLGRHHQAAHMGPNLVSNHPAKKGVRYYAYRLKSGRLSRPKFKKGLAAASYRIRNRANANLKRGIQATKSLGMRDMSLQPRVTSLQPQVTTSLQPHVTETSKISKFAEHQCSGVAKILFSEIQKTKPRPNNLDILSIARTACCKVSLAASLEEKFGILPKRIYLKAAKLCAEHNIIVNWHHEGFICPRGCNGLKDQALLSPLSSLPNSFVRPKSVSVSDHASDEWELDEFHCIINSHGLKLGSLQKSSIFCDDISFGKESTPVICVVDQELLHSINKNGSNDQDTDSAMPWKSFTYVTKAMLDQSLSLDSESLQLGCSCSYSSCCPETCDHVYLFGNDYEDANDIFGKPMRGRFPYDENGRIILEEGYLVYECNRRCRCNKSCPNRILQNGVRVKLEVFKTENKGWGVRAGEAILRGTFVCEYIGEVLDVQEAHNRRKRYGTEHCSYFYDIDDHVNDMSRLIEGQAHYIIDATKYGNVSRFINHSCSPNLVNHQVLVESMDCERAHIGLYASRDIALGEELTHDYHYKLVSGEGTPCLCGASKCRGRLY comes from the exons ATGGAAGTACTTCCCTGTTCTGGTGTTCAATGTACAGGGGAATCTGACCGTCCTCAGCAGAATCCAGGGACAGCCTTTTTATATCAGGGAGAACCTAATTACCCTGAAAATGGTCAACAAGTTAAATTTGGAGACAGTCAACTGAATGAATTGTCACACAAAATGGAAGGGTCTCAGATAGAAAAGCAAGGTGAAGAAAAATGGACTGTCTGTCATTTGTCGACTAATTCGGATGTTCAATGCAGCAGAGATTCAGGTTGTGGCTTTCAGGGGGAAGACCAGAAGGAAGACTCCGCTCTCGATGATCTTGATGATGATTTGATAAATGAACCTTGCTTAACCTCTGAAAATTCTCTCTTGGTTGTGGATACGATTGAAAGCGAATCACCAAACAACAGGGAAGGAGATTTATCATTTTCTGAACCCAAGTGGCTAGAGGGGGATGAACCTGTGGCATTATGGGTCAAG TGGAGAGGAAAGTGGCAGACTGGCATCAGATGTGCGAGAGCTGACCGGCCATTATCAACTTTGAGAGCAAAACCAACTCATGGACGGAAGAAATATTTTGTCATATTTTTTCCACACACAAGGAATTATTCTTGGGCAGATATGCTGCTTGTCCGATCAATCGATGAGTTTCCCCATCCTATTGCATATAAGACTCATTGGGTAGGATTAAAAATGGTAAGCGACTTGACTATTGCACGGCGGTTTATAATGCAGAAGCTAGCTATTGGAATGCTGAATATTGTTGATCAGCTTCATCCAAAT GCACTGACAGAAACTGCCCGTGATGTGAAGGGCTGGAAGGAATTTGCCATGGGTGCTTCCCATTGTACTGGTTATTCAGAATTTGGAAGAATGCTTCTAAAGCTGCACAAT AGCATATTGCAGCCCTACATAAATGCTGATTGGTTACATCATTCTTCTCACTCTTGGGCTGAAAGATGTCATATTGTGAATAGTGCCGAATCTGTAGAGCTGCTGAAGGAG GAATTGTCTGATTCTATTTTATGGAACGATgtcaactctctttggaggacaCCGGCACAACCAATGTTAGGTTCTGACTGGAAATCCTGGAAGCATGATGTAATGAAATGGTTTACAACTTCACCTTCCTTATCTTGCAGCAAAGACACACAGCCACAGACTCCTGATGCTTCGTATGCTGCAAACCTTCAGGTTTCTAGAAAACGGGCCAAACTTGAAGTTCGTCGGGCAGATACACATGCTTCGCAAGCGGAAAGGAAAGATGTGAATCAGTCTGTTGCTCTTGAGACTGACCTTGGGTTCTTTAAGAATCAAGATACATTGAGCCTATTAGCAGCTGAGAATGGTAAACATGAAGATGTTAGGGAGGTATCTGCTGCGAACGATTTAACTAGTAATGTGACCAATAAATGGAATGAAATTGTAGTTGAGGCTGCCAATTCGGATTGCTTGCATACCAAAGGAATGGAATTAACACCTGTGAGTGAAATGGCTGTTTCAAAATCAGTAGAGCCCGGTAGTAAGAATCGACAATGTATAGCCTATATTGAATCAAAGGGAAGACAGTGTGTGAGATGGGCAAATGATGGTGATGTTTATTGTTGTGTACATTTGTCCTCTCGATTTTTGGGCAGCTCAGAAAAAGCTGAGAAGCTGGTTCCAGTTGATACTCCTATGTGTGAAGGTACTACTGTTCTGGGTACAAAATGCAAGCACCGGGCCCTACCTGGTTTTCTATTCTGTAAGAAACACAGGCCTCATGATGAAACAGAGAAGATCTCACATTCGCCACAAAGTACACTGAAAAGGAAACTTGAAGAAAATTATGCTGGTTCAGTGAACACCTGCAGAGACATTGTGTTGGTAAATTCTGAGAGCCCACTGGAAGTGGAGCCAGTGTCATTCATTGGCGGTGATTACTTTCAAAGAAAAAGCAGCTTAGGTGAGAATCCCACACATCCTGATAATAATTATGATGCAATGAAGGGTCTGCACTGTATTGGTTCTCCTCCCTTTGATGACAAGAATCCATGTAGAGAAGCTCCTAAGCGATATTGCTTGTATTGTGAAAATCACCTTCCTAGCTGGCTTAAACGTGCAAGAAATGGGAAGAGTAGAATTGTATCGAAAGAAGTGTTCACAGAACTTTTGAGGGACTGCAGCTCGTGGGAGCAAAAGGTGCATTTGCATAAAGCATGTGAGCTTTTCTACAGGCTGTTCAAAAGCATTTTATCACTAAGAAACCCAGTTCCTAAGGATGTTCAATTCCAGTGGGCTTTGACTGAAGCCTCTAAAGATACTAGTGTAGGAGAATTCTTTACAAAGTTGGTTCATAGTGAGAAGGCTAGAATCAAACTAATTTGGGGATTTGGTGATGACTTGGATGTATCTCCTATCATGGAAGAACCACCACTTTTGCCATCCACAACCACTGATAGCATCGATAATGAAAATGCCATTAAGTGTAAGATATGCTCTGCAGAATTCAGTGATGACCAAGCTCTTGGTAACCATTGGATGGATAGTCATAAAAAGGAAGCACAGTGGCTGTTTAGGGGTTATGCATGTGCCATTTGTCTGGATTCTTTTACGAACAAGAAACTGTTGGAAACACATGTTCAAGAGCGACACCATGTGCAGTTTGTTGAACAGTGTATGCTTCTACAATGTATTCCTTGTGGTAGTCATTTCGGAAACAGTGAGCAATTATGGCAGCATGTTTTATCAGTTCACCCTGTTGATTTAAAGCCATCAAAAGCTCCTGAGCGGCAAACTCTCCCTGCTGGAGCTGGTCAAGATTCTCCAGTAAAACATGTCCAGGAAAACTCTGCTCCTTTGGAGAATAATTCTGAGAATCCGGGTGTCTTGAGGAAGTTCACTTGCAGGTTTTGTGGgttgaaatttgatttgttaCCTGACCTTGGTCGACATCACCAAGCTGCCCATATGGGACCCAATCTAGTTAGCAACCACCCTGCCAAGAAGGGGGTTCGCTACTATGCATATAGATTAAAATCTGGCAGACTTAGCCGTCCTAAATTTAAAAAAGGTTTGGCAGCAGCATCATATAGGATCAGAAATAGGGCTAATGCTAATCTAAAGAGAGGCATCCAAGCAACAAAATCACTTGGCATGAGGGACATGTCCTTACAACCTCGTGTAACGTCATTACAACCTCAGGTGACAACATCCTTACAGCCTCATGTAACTGAAACATCAAAGATTAGTAAATTCGCGGAACATCAGTGCTCGGGAgttgcaaaaattttattttctgagATTCAGAAGACTAAACCCCGGCCCAACAATCTTGATATTCTATCAATTGCTCGCACTGCTTGCTGCAAAGTTAGTCTTGCAGCCTCACTTGAGGAGAAATTTGGAATTCTACCTAAAAGAATATATTTGAAGGCAGCAAAACTTTGTGCTGAGCATAATATTATTGTAAATTGGCACCATGAGGGGTTTATTTGTCCTAGAGGCTGCAATGGTTTGAAGGATCAAGCATTGCTCTCTCCCTTATCATCTCTTCCTAATAGTTTTGTGAGGCCAAAATCTGTAAGTGTATCAGATCATGCAAGTGATGAGTGGGAACTGGACGAATTTCATTGCATCATCAATTCACATGGTCTAAAGTTAGGATCACTGCAAAAATCTTCAATCTTTTGTGATGATATAAGCTTCGGGAAGGAATCAACTCCTGTGATTTGTGTAGTAGATCAAGAACTTTTGCATTCTATCAATAAGAATGGTTCCAATGATCAAGATACTGACTCTGCTATGCCTTGGAAGAGCTTTACCTATGTTACAAAGGCAATGCTTGATCAATCCCTTAGTCTTGATTCAGAG AGTCTGCAATTGGGATGTTCCTGCTCATATTCTTCCTGCTGTCCTGAAACATGTGACCATGTATACCTTTTTGGTAATGACTATGAGGATGCGAACGACATATTTGGGAAACCAATGCGTGGCAGGTTCCCATATGACGAGAATGGTCGAATAATATTAGAG GAAGGTTACCTTGTCTATGAGTGTAACCGAAGATGCAGATGCAATAAGTCCTGTCCAAACAGAATATTACAGAATGGAGTACGAGTCAAGTTGGAAGTCTTTAAAACAGAGAATAAG GGATGGGGGGTAAGGGCTGGGGAGGCTATCCTACGTGGCACATTTGTGTGCGAGTACATTGGAGAGGTTTTAGATGTTCAGGAGGCACATAACAGGCGCAAGAG ATATGGCACAGAACATTGCAGTTATTTCTATGACATCGATGATCATGTTAACGATATGAGCAGATTGATAGAAGGACAGGCGCACTATATAATAGATGCTACTAAATATGGAAATGTGTCCAGGTTCATCAATCATAG CTGCTCGCCAAATCTTGTGAATCACCAAGTTCTAGTCGAGAGCATGGATTGCGAGCGTGCGCACATCGGTCTTTATGCAAGTCGGGAT ATTGCTCTGGGTGAAGAGCTGACACATGATTATCATTATAAGCTTGTGTCTGGAGAAGGAACTCCTTGCCTTTGCGGCGCTTCCAAGTGCAGGGGACGCCTTTATTAG
- the LOC112748854 gene encoding histone-lysine N-methyltransferase SUVR5 isoform X2, with product MEGSQIEKQGEEKWTVCHLSTNSDVQCSRDSGCGFQGEDQKEDSALDDLDDDLINEPCLTSENSLLVVDTIESESPNNREGDLSFSEPKWLEGDEPVALWVKWRGKWQTGIRCARADRPLSTLRAKPTHGRKKYFVIFFPHTRNYSWADMLLVRSIDEFPHPIAYKTHWVGLKMVSDLTIARRFIMQKLAIGMLNIVDQLHPNALTETARDVKGWKEFAMGASHCTGYSEFGRMLLKLHNSILQPYINADWLHHSSHSWAERCHIVNSAESVELLKEELSDSILWNDVNSLWRTPAQPMLGSDWKSWKHDVMKWFTTSPSLSCSKDTQPQTPDASYAANLQVSRKRAKLEVRRADTHASQAERKDVNQSVALETDLGFFKNQDTLSLLAAENGKHEDVREVSAANDLTSNVTNKWNEIVVEAANSDCLHTKGMELTPVSEMAVSKSVEPGSKNRQCIAYIESKGRQCVRWANDGDVYCCVHLSSRFLGSSEKAEKLVPVDTPMCEGTTVLGTKCKHRALPGFLFCKKHRPHDETEKISHSPQSTLKRKLEENYAGSVNTCRDIVLVNSESPLEVEPVSFIGGDYFQRKSSLGENPTHPDNNYDAMKGLHCIGSPPFDDKNPCREAPKRYCLYCENHLPSWLKRARNGKSRIVSKEVFTELLRDCSSWEQKVHLHKACELFYRLFKSILSLRNPVPKDVQFQWALTEASKDTSVGEFFTKLVHSEKARIKLIWGFGDDLDVSPIMEEPPLLPSTTTDSIDNENAIKCKICSAEFSDDQALGNHWMDSHKKEAQWLFRGYACAICLDSFTNKKLLETHVQERHHVQFVEQCMLLQCIPCGSHFGNSEQLWQHVLSVHPVDLKPSKAPERQTLPAGAGQDSPVKHVQENSAPLENNSENPGVLRKFTCRFCGLKFDLLPDLGRHHQAAHMGPNLVSNHPAKKGVRYYAYRLKSGRLSRPKFKKGLAAASYRIRNRANANLKRGIQATKSLGMRDMSLQPRVTSLQPQVTTSLQPHVTETSKISKFAEHQCSGVAKILFSEIQKTKPRPNNLDILSIARTACCKVSLAASLEEKFGILPKRIYLKAAKLCAEHNIIVNWHHEGFICPRGCNGLKDQALLSPLSSLPNSFVRPKSVSVSDHASDEWELDEFHCIINSHGLKLGSLQKSSIFCDDISFGKESTPVICVVDQELLHSINKNGSNDQDTDSAMPWKSFTYVTKAMLDQSLSLDSESLQLGCSCSYSSCCPETCDHVYLFGNDYEDANDIFGKPMRGRFPYDENGRIILEEGYLVYECNRRCRCNKSCPNRILQNGVRVKLEVFKTENKGWGVRAGEAILRGTFVCEYIGEVLDVQEAHNRRKRYGTEHCSYFYDIDDHVNDMSRLIEGQAHYIIDATKYGNVSRFINHSCSPNLVNHQVLVESMDCERAHIGLYASRDIALGEELTHDYHYKLVSGEGTPCLCGASKCRGRLY from the exons ATGGAAGGGTCTCAGATAGAAAAGCAAGGTGAAGAAAAATGGACTGTCTGTCATTTGTCGACTAATTCGGATGTTCAATGCAGCAGAGATTCAGGTTGTGGCTTTCAGGGGGAAGACCAGAAGGAAGACTCCGCTCTCGATGATCTTGATGATGATTTGATAAATGAACCTTGCTTAACCTCTGAAAATTCTCTCTTGGTTGTGGATACGATTGAAAGCGAATCACCAAACAACAGGGAAGGAGATTTATCATTTTCTGAACCCAAGTGGCTAGAGGGGGATGAACCTGTGGCATTATGGGTCAAG TGGAGAGGAAAGTGGCAGACTGGCATCAGATGTGCGAGAGCTGACCGGCCATTATCAACTTTGAGAGCAAAACCAACTCATGGACGGAAGAAATATTTTGTCATATTTTTTCCACACACAAGGAATTATTCTTGGGCAGATATGCTGCTTGTCCGATCAATCGATGAGTTTCCCCATCCTATTGCATATAAGACTCATTGGGTAGGATTAAAAATGGTAAGCGACTTGACTATTGCACGGCGGTTTATAATGCAGAAGCTAGCTATTGGAATGCTGAATATTGTTGATCAGCTTCATCCAAAT GCACTGACAGAAACTGCCCGTGATGTGAAGGGCTGGAAGGAATTTGCCATGGGTGCTTCCCATTGTACTGGTTATTCAGAATTTGGAAGAATGCTTCTAAAGCTGCACAAT AGCATATTGCAGCCCTACATAAATGCTGATTGGTTACATCATTCTTCTCACTCTTGGGCTGAAAGATGTCATATTGTGAATAGTGCCGAATCTGTAGAGCTGCTGAAGGAG GAATTGTCTGATTCTATTTTATGGAACGATgtcaactctctttggaggacaCCGGCACAACCAATGTTAGGTTCTGACTGGAAATCCTGGAAGCATGATGTAATGAAATGGTTTACAACTTCACCTTCCTTATCTTGCAGCAAAGACACACAGCCACAGACTCCTGATGCTTCGTATGCTGCAAACCTTCAGGTTTCTAGAAAACGGGCCAAACTTGAAGTTCGTCGGGCAGATACACATGCTTCGCAAGCGGAAAGGAAAGATGTGAATCAGTCTGTTGCTCTTGAGACTGACCTTGGGTTCTTTAAGAATCAAGATACATTGAGCCTATTAGCAGCTGAGAATGGTAAACATGAAGATGTTAGGGAGGTATCTGCTGCGAACGATTTAACTAGTAATGTGACCAATAAATGGAATGAAATTGTAGTTGAGGCTGCCAATTCGGATTGCTTGCATACCAAAGGAATGGAATTAACACCTGTGAGTGAAATGGCTGTTTCAAAATCAGTAGAGCCCGGTAGTAAGAATCGACAATGTATAGCCTATATTGAATCAAAGGGAAGACAGTGTGTGAGATGGGCAAATGATGGTGATGTTTATTGTTGTGTACATTTGTCCTCTCGATTTTTGGGCAGCTCAGAAAAAGCTGAGAAGCTGGTTCCAGTTGATACTCCTATGTGTGAAGGTACTACTGTTCTGGGTACAAAATGCAAGCACCGGGCCCTACCTGGTTTTCTATTCTGTAAGAAACACAGGCCTCATGATGAAACAGAGAAGATCTCACATTCGCCACAAAGTACACTGAAAAGGAAACTTGAAGAAAATTATGCTGGTTCAGTGAACACCTGCAGAGACATTGTGTTGGTAAATTCTGAGAGCCCACTGGAAGTGGAGCCAGTGTCATTCATTGGCGGTGATTACTTTCAAAGAAAAAGCAGCTTAGGTGAGAATCCCACACATCCTGATAATAATTATGATGCAATGAAGGGTCTGCACTGTATTGGTTCTCCTCCCTTTGATGACAAGAATCCATGTAGAGAAGCTCCTAAGCGATATTGCTTGTATTGTGAAAATCACCTTCCTAGCTGGCTTAAACGTGCAAGAAATGGGAAGAGTAGAATTGTATCGAAAGAAGTGTTCACAGAACTTTTGAGGGACTGCAGCTCGTGGGAGCAAAAGGTGCATTTGCATAAAGCATGTGAGCTTTTCTACAGGCTGTTCAAAAGCATTTTATCACTAAGAAACCCAGTTCCTAAGGATGTTCAATTCCAGTGGGCTTTGACTGAAGCCTCTAAAGATACTAGTGTAGGAGAATTCTTTACAAAGTTGGTTCATAGTGAGAAGGCTAGAATCAAACTAATTTGGGGATTTGGTGATGACTTGGATGTATCTCCTATCATGGAAGAACCACCACTTTTGCCATCCACAACCACTGATAGCATCGATAATGAAAATGCCATTAAGTGTAAGATATGCTCTGCAGAATTCAGTGATGACCAAGCTCTTGGTAACCATTGGATGGATAGTCATAAAAAGGAAGCACAGTGGCTGTTTAGGGGTTATGCATGTGCCATTTGTCTGGATTCTTTTACGAACAAGAAACTGTTGGAAACACATGTTCAAGAGCGACACCATGTGCAGTTTGTTGAACAGTGTATGCTTCTACAATGTATTCCTTGTGGTAGTCATTTCGGAAACAGTGAGCAATTATGGCAGCATGTTTTATCAGTTCACCCTGTTGATTTAAAGCCATCAAAAGCTCCTGAGCGGCAAACTCTCCCTGCTGGAGCTGGTCAAGATTCTCCAGTAAAACATGTCCAGGAAAACTCTGCTCCTTTGGAGAATAATTCTGAGAATCCGGGTGTCTTGAGGAAGTTCACTTGCAGGTTTTGTGGgttgaaatttgatttgttaCCTGACCTTGGTCGACATCACCAAGCTGCCCATATGGGACCCAATCTAGTTAGCAACCACCCTGCCAAGAAGGGGGTTCGCTACTATGCATATAGATTAAAATCTGGCAGACTTAGCCGTCCTAAATTTAAAAAAGGTTTGGCAGCAGCATCATATAGGATCAGAAATAGGGCTAATGCTAATCTAAAGAGAGGCATCCAAGCAACAAAATCACTTGGCATGAGGGACATGTCCTTACAACCTCGTGTAACGTCATTACAACCTCAGGTGACAACATCCTTACAGCCTCATGTAACTGAAACATCAAAGATTAGTAAATTCGCGGAACATCAGTGCTCGGGAgttgcaaaaattttattttctgagATTCAGAAGACTAAACCCCGGCCCAACAATCTTGATATTCTATCAATTGCTCGCACTGCTTGCTGCAAAGTTAGTCTTGCAGCCTCACTTGAGGAGAAATTTGGAATTCTACCTAAAAGAATATATTTGAAGGCAGCAAAACTTTGTGCTGAGCATAATATTATTGTAAATTGGCACCATGAGGGGTTTATTTGTCCTAGAGGCTGCAATGGTTTGAAGGATCAAGCATTGCTCTCTCCCTTATCATCTCTTCCTAATAGTTTTGTGAGGCCAAAATCTGTAAGTGTATCAGATCATGCAAGTGATGAGTGGGAACTGGACGAATTTCATTGCATCATCAATTCACATGGTCTAAAGTTAGGATCACTGCAAAAATCTTCAATCTTTTGTGATGATATAAGCTTCGGGAAGGAATCAACTCCTGTGATTTGTGTAGTAGATCAAGAACTTTTGCATTCTATCAATAAGAATGGTTCCAATGATCAAGATACTGACTCTGCTATGCCTTGGAAGAGCTTTACCTATGTTACAAAGGCAATGCTTGATCAATCCCTTAGTCTTGATTCAGAG AGTCTGCAATTGGGATGTTCCTGCTCATATTCTTCCTGCTGTCCTGAAACATGTGACCATGTATACCTTTTTGGTAATGACTATGAGGATGCGAACGACATATTTGGGAAACCAATGCGTGGCAGGTTCCCATATGACGAGAATGGTCGAATAATATTAGAG GAAGGTTACCTTGTCTATGAGTGTAACCGAAGATGCAGATGCAATAAGTCCTGTCCAAACAGAATATTACAGAATGGAGTACGAGTCAAGTTGGAAGTCTTTAAAACAGAGAATAAG GGATGGGGGGTAAGGGCTGGGGAGGCTATCCTACGTGGCACATTTGTGTGCGAGTACATTGGAGAGGTTTTAGATGTTCAGGAGGCACATAACAGGCGCAAGAG ATATGGCACAGAACATTGCAGTTATTTCTATGACATCGATGATCATGTTAACGATATGAGCAGATTGATAGAAGGACAGGCGCACTATATAATAGATGCTACTAAATATGGAAATGTGTCCAGGTTCATCAATCATAG CTGCTCGCCAAATCTTGTGAATCACCAAGTTCTAGTCGAGAGCATGGATTGCGAGCGTGCGCACATCGGTCTTTATGCAAGTCGGGAT ATTGCTCTGGGTGAAGAGCTGACACATGATTATCATTATAAGCTTGTGTCTGGAGAAGGAACTCCTTGCCTTTGCGGCGCTTCCAAGTGCAGGGGACGCCTTTATTAG